ACAAAAACTCTTTGGGTTTGGATGAGCAAATACAACTAAATGATTCATAATTAATTCCTCCTTAATTTTTGATATACTCTATTTTCCCTTGAAAAAATAAATATATTCTATTCCATTTGGATTCTTAAAAACGTCCCATAAAAATCATCATTATTAACTGTATTAAGACATCTGGAAAATATTAATTATTCTTTATAGCTTGACTTAACGCATCATTTACTGCCATCATAATTCCTTTACTTGTCATTGTAGCTCCTGAAACTACATCTACACTTATAGTTTGTGTTTCTACAATTTTATTAGGAATAGTATTTAATGCTTCTTTTCCTTTTGTTTCATTATTAGATACTATTTCTACATTTGTAATTTTGTCATCTTTTACTGTAACTGCAACCTTTAAATCTGGGCTTTTACCTTGTCCAATTCCATTATAAGTTCCATCCTTATATTTCCCTTGATTATCAGCTGTTGATGAAGCATTGATTTCTGCTTGGCTTAATGCCTTATTTACTGCTTCCATGATTCCCTTACTTGTCATTGTAGCTCCTGAAACCACATCAACATCTGTAGATTGTATATCTACAATTTTGCTCGGGATAGTGCTTAAAGCTTCTTTTCCTTTTGTTTCATTGTTAGATACTATTTCTACATTCGTGATTTTGTCATCTTTTATAGTAACTGCAACTTTTAAATCTGGATTCTTACCTTTTCCTACTCCTGTATATATTCCATCTTTATACTTCTTTTGCTCAGATTTATTAACATTAGAGCTACTTGCAGCAGTATTATTTGATGAATGATTAGCCATTCCATCATTCATAACTCCACCTAAAGCATTTACACCAGTAAAAGCAGCAATTGCTATTGCACCAGGAAGTAAAGGACTTACATCTTCACCTAAAATATTTACCTTAGTATTTTTTCTTGGACAAACCTCTATACACTTAAAGCAATTTATACATTCACCACTGCTTACCTTATCCGTTTGATAAAGCTTTATTCCCATTGAACAATTATTTGTACATATTCTGCAAGGTCCACACTTATCTCTAAGTTTATTTATCTTTAAAATTCTAGCCTTAGATAAGATTGTAAAAACAGCTCCAAGTGGACAAAGATATCTACAGAAAAATCTTTCTATAAAAACAGCCCCAATTGCTATTAGTGCAAGTAATATAAATCCACCTGTATATTCTGCTATAGCACCAGAAGCATTATCAACCATAGCAAAAGCATCCCACGGACTGTAGCTGTCAAATGATGTACTTCCACTTGTCCAAATAACTACTATTATAAATAGTAAAATAACATATTTTAAATACTTTAATACTGAATCTAATTTTTCATCTACTTTAAATTTTGTTTTAAATACTTCTTTTGAAATTATATAAATAAAATCATTAATAGCCCCAAAGGTACAAAGCCATCCACAGAAGAATCGCCCAAGTATTATGGTTATAATAAAAATTGTAACCATTGCTAATAATTGAGGCCATACTAATACTACATCAAAATTTCCTTTAAGGATCATTGAGTATAGCTTTTTTAATTGATTAAAAATTAATGTAAATAATTCCGGCATTAAAATTAAAAATGCAATTTGCGAAATTAATCTTAATCCTTGTAGTTTTGATATTGTTTTTTGCATCGTCTCTCTCCCATTCTACTATTGATGTTAATAAATTTTGCTTTTCTCCTACAGATTATCTTTGTAAATAAATTCTGTATTGGTTATATTAAAACTATTTTTTATCCCTGAGGTTACATATATTTCTTTATTTTTAGTAATAAAAATAGCATCAATTCCCTTCAAGGATTCTATTAGTTTAATACTCTTTTCGAGTCCCATAATATATACTCCTGTAGATAATCCATCCCCATCAATGGAGTGATCTGAAATTATTGTTGAGCTTATGACCTCACTTTCAGATGGATATCCTGTTTTAGGATCAATTATGTGGTGATATATTTTTCCTTCCCTAGTAAAATATCTTTCATAATTTCCTGAAGTAACTATAGATTTATTTTCTACACCAATGATCCCAATATGTTCTCCACGAGTATCAAAAGGATTTTGAATACCAACATTCCATAAGTTTTTATCAGGCTTTGTACCTAAGGCATAAATATTTCCTCCAAGATCAATTAAAGCGCTTTTAATCTTATACCCTTCAAAAACTTTCTTTACTTCATCTGCAGCATATCCTTTAGCTATTCCGCCAACATCAATTGCTTGATTTACATGTTTTAAGCTTATTGAATGGTTCTTTTCATCAAGAACTATATCTTCGTAATTAACGAGTTTAAGATTACTCTCAATTTCACTTTTACTTGGTATTCTAGGATTATCACTTCCTATTCGCCATAGGCTTACTATAGACCTTATAGTTGGGTCAAAAGTTCCTTCTGATAATATGCTGTATTCTACTGCTTTTTTTACTACAAAGTAAGTATCCGTGCTTACCTCTTGACTTGATATTCCAGCATTTTTATTTATCATGGAAACCTCACTAAATTCTTTAAATACAGACATTTTATTTTCTATAATATTAAGCCTGTCTATAGCTTCTTGAATTGCTTCTTCTCCATTTTTTCCATCCACTCTTAATCTTATTATTGTGCCAAGTGCATAAAATTCTCTCACAGCAGTTTCTTCACTTTTTTTCTTATCTGTATTAACTACATAAGTTGCAATAACTATTATAAGAACTACAATAATAATCACTAAGAATATATTTTGCTGAATTAATCTAATCAATTTTTAATAACCTCCAGAATATAAGATTTTAATTTTTTAGAACTACCTGAAACTTTGTGTTTCCTCCCATCTATATTTACAACTTCTGAACGTATTCTAACATTTATTTGTGTGAATTTTATGGGGATAAAAAAATTCATAATAAAATATTAACAAAATACCTAGATAAGTATTATTTGATTACAATTCATTATCATAAACAAAAAACCACCACATAGAGATGCATTTACATCTCTATGTAAGTGGTATTATAGTTGGTATAGTATCTATTATTTCTAATTTATTATATTTGTTATATTTGTTTTGATTTTAATTATGTTAAAATTATTTCTTTTAACATTCTTTAGTTTCACCATTTATATTATTACTATGTATGCTCTTTAAACTATTATCTTGCTAGTAGTTGTTTTACTAATTCTTTATTGCTTTCTACACAATTTCCACAACCAGTACCAACTTTTGTAATTGCTTGTACTTCTTCGAATGATTTTGCACCATTTTTAATTGCATTATTTATATCTTGTACTGTAACTTTTAAACATCCACACACTACTTGATTTTCATCAATTTTCTTATCTAATAATAATCTATTAACTAAATTTTTGTTACCATTTACACACTTACCACAGCCAGTACCTACTTTTGTGATAATTTGAACTTCTTCAAATGATTTTGCACCATTTTTAACTGCATTTTTTAAATCTTGTTCTGTTAATTTAAAACATCCACAAATAATTTTATTGTCCACAGGTTTAACTTCTTCCTTAACTCCAAATAATTTTGATAATATTGATTTAATCATCTTTTTTCTCTCCTCATTAGTTTTTATTTATATAAAAGGTGTTTAATAATATAGTCACCTTTATACTCATTCTTTAAAAAGTAATCCATTTTATATATGATTTTTCAATCTCAAATCATCTTTAATAGACTAAAATTCAATCATTACTAATTAGTTAATTACTAATTAGTAGTATTTACCCAAAAATAAAGGTGTAAGTCTATACACCTGATAATTTCTTTAGAATATTTATTAAAATCTTTTTTTCTTCAACTTCTAATACGCTAAAAATTTCACCTAAATTATCTACATGCTTAGGGAAAATTTCACTCATAAGCTTTATTCCTTTTTCAGAAATGCTTATTAAGCTCGCACGTCTATCCTTAGGATCAGGACGTCGCTCAATCAAATCATCTTTAGCCAAGTTATCTATAACAACAGTCATATTACCGCCAGTTGATAGGGTTTTCTCTAATATTTCACTGACTCTTAAATCACCTTTATGATATAGCACTTCAAGTACTCCAAATTGTGAAAAAGTTAGCCCTCCTTCTTTAATAATTTTGTATTCTCTTTTGTTTACGCTTTGAATACATCGACTTAATGCTATTATTGACTTTAAATTTAAATCATTTAATTCTCCATAAGTAATTTTATTCTTATCCATGGGTACAATAATATTACTAATTAGTAATATTGTCAAGGGCATCACATTAAAATAATTTCAAAAATATTAACAAACGCATAAAAACCGCATTGTTTTTACCCAAAAGCTATACATATATTTCTATTAGCTCCTGCAATTAACCTCCAAGCTAAAATATTTTTATAGTTTACAATAAAAATCAGGTTACCAATAATTTCCACCAGCAACCTGATTGAAATTTACTTTAAGTTTTGCATTTAAATTTATTTAATCTTATTACATATTAGTCATTTGCTACATTCATCAGCACATTTATGACATTCTGCAGCACATTGTTTGCAATGGTCATAGTTTAATTATTCTTGATTATTATTTTCAGGTAGACAATTATTATACTATTCCTCTATTTTATTTTGACTATCATTCACTTCTTTATTTTCACTACAGCAATTTCCATGCTTACTATCCTTAAGCATCATTCCCATCATAAGCACCATCATTATAGGACATATGAACGGAGCTATTCCTCCAATTGCTACTCTATATCCTGTTCCTACATTTATAAAAGAAAGTGCTCCAACAATTATAAAAGGTAATCCGCAGCAAAGTACCATCATTAGCATATGCTTCATTGGATTGTGTTTTTTATTGTCTCCATTTTTATTATTTCTATGACAATTCATAATAAATTCCTCCTCATATTTTCATTATAGTGAATGTTCAAGCTTACCAACTTTCCCACTTAAAATTGATCTATTTACAATATCTTTAATCTCATCTTTTGATATATTTTCATCTTTATAAGTTATTTTTATTTTTTTTGATTCTAAATCTACATGGATTTCTTCTAATCCTTCAACTGAACTTAGAGTTTTCACTACAGTCATTAAGCATCTGTGACAAAGCATATTTTTCTGTTTAAAGTTTAAATTATAACTTTTCAAAATTACTCCCTCCTTATGAATAAATTTTAAATAAAAAATATGAAGATTTGATGAAGATAATCTCAGAATAAAAAATAATTTTTAAGTTATAATATTGAAAATACAATTTTATATTTATTAGTCTAACTTTCTTCATATTTCCTTCATAACTAAATTGTATAATAAATTAGTATTAAATAATAATTATTATCACTTTAAAATATCGGAGGTATATATATGATTAATAGAAAGTTAAAATTGATTTATACATTTGCTGCTCTTGTAGCGGTTAGCTTAGCTGCATATATGCTCGCTGTAAAAAACACTAAAAACAATTCAAATATGAGCGGTTCTATGATGGGAATTAATACACATGCAGTAGATCCTATGCAATCAAATAATAATTCAAATAAACAAAACGTCGAAAATAATCTTCCTATTCCTAAGCTTTTAGAGAATGAAAGTCCCAATTCTAAAGTAGAAGATTTTACTTTAAATGTTGATCAAGGAACTACTGCTTTTATGGATGAAAAAGCTTCGGAAACTTATGGTTATAATGGTAATTTTCTTGGACCTGTAATTCGAGTAAACAAGGACGATAATGTGAATATTCACTTAAACAATAATTTGAAAGAAGAGACAACAATTCATTGGCATGGATTAAATATTGATGGAAATGTTGATGGCGGACCTCATCAACCTATAGCCTCTGGAAGTAAAGCAGATATAAATTTTAAGGTTAACCAACCCGCTTCAACCTTATGGTTTCATCCACACACAAATGGCAAAACCAGTGAGCAAGTATATAAGGGGTTAGCAGGCTTACTTTATGTAGAAGATGAAGTTTCAAAAAGTTTAAATATTCCCAAAGATTATGGAGTAAATGATATTCCTTTAATTGTTCAAGATCGTTATTTTGATAACAGTGGTACTCTTTCTTATAATAATTCACAAATGATGGATGGTGCTTTAGGAAATACAATATTAGTTAACGGAGCAATTAATCCATACTTAGATGTTAAAAAAGTGAAGATGAGATTTAGGCTTGTTAATGGCTCTAATGCACGAATATATTCATTTGAACTAAGTACTGGTGATGAGTTTGAACAAATCTCATCAGATGGAGGTTTTTTAGAAAAGCCTGTGAAGATGAATAAATTAGAATTAGGACCTGGTGAAAGAGCTGAAATAATAATAGATTTTTCAAAATATGATACAGGAACAACTTTATTTCTAACAGGTGGGGATTTTAACGTATTAAAGTTTAATGTAAAAGATGATGGAATAGACACTACAGAAATACCTAATTACTTAACTCAGATAACGCAACTATCACAATCTTCTGCGAAAACAGTAAGAAGATTTAATCTTCAGGGTATGGGAAATATGGTCTCTATTAATGGAAAGCAGATGGATATGAATCGAATAGATTTAAAAGTTAAACTTAATGATACTGAAATATGGGAAATTACAAATCCAAAAGATATGATGGGAGGAATGAGTCACCCATTCCATGTCCATGGAGTTCAGTTCCAAGTATTATCAAGAAACGGCATAGAACCACTTGAAAGTGAAAGAGGCTGGAAGGATACTGTATTAGTTAATCCTGATGAAGATGTAAAAATACTTATAAAATTTACTCAAAAGGGTTTATTTATGTATCACTGCCACATTTTAGAGCATGAAGATGCTGGAATGATGGGACAATTTGAAGTAGAATAATAGAAAGTTGCGGTTTTAGTGTTAATCAATTCTAAAACCGCAACTTTTTTCTAAATAAGTTATTTGTCAATGACCCAAAACATAAAGATTTCAGAAGGAAATCAACATTAATTTATCATTGAGCATTGAACATTTTTAATTGCAACATATATAGATGCTTTATCCATTAATAAGTTTCTTACGGACTTCTTCTAAATTAACTGTTTTTAATGAATCAGTAACTTCTATTGCTATGGCTGCTACATTATCTTTAATAATAAGATATGTTCCACTTTTGTCTATCTTAAATCCAACATTAGTAATGCCTTTTTTCCCAGAAAAAGAACTTATTTGATCACCAGTATCAGCATTTACTATTGTAAAATTCCCATCAGCCTTATCAAATGAATTAAGATCAATTACTAGGTTAGTTTGTATTCCTTTCTCTAATACTACAACAAGAGGTTCAAACTCATAGCCAGTTCCCTTTATATTTAGACTTTGTATATTTCCTGAAATATTTGCCTTTTTAACTAATCTATCAGTTGGAACTTTACTTAAATCATTACCATATATGCTTTGGGATTGTTGTACAGCAGTTGCTGCTCCAGTTCCACCTGTACAACAGCTCATTCCACTACTTGGAGTTGGAATTGACGAATCCGCTTTTGATGTATCTACAGAATCAAGATTGTCAGTTACTTTAATTACACCTCGTATCATTCCCATCCAGCAGCTGAAATTTATATCTCCATCCTTTGGTGTAAATTCTATTATATTTTCTCCAGAATTTAAAGTTTTTTGTATATTAAGTGATGGGACTACTACTGCATTATTACAAGAATTTATTTGATTTCCTGTAATAATCCATTTAACAGGTATACCTTTTTGAACATAAAAGGCATTAGGAGTATAACCGTTATTATCAGCAGTCATTCTTATTACTTGAACTCCATTTTCAACAGTTGCTTTTCCTATTTTGGCTTGTGCTGCTTGTGCACCATTTCCTGAAATACTTTGTGTTAATTCATTAACACCTGGAACTCCAACTCCTGCAAGGGCAAGACCTCTATTACCCATTATTATTCCAAGTATTATTACTAAAATTCCACTAAACTTTAGAAGTTGTTTTGTATAACCTTTACTTAGCAAACCCGATATTACTCCAAAAACAAGCATCAAAGGAACGGTTCCTAATGAAAATAAAAACATTGATATAGCTCCTGCTGCTGCACTACCAGTACCTAATGCATAAAGTTGCATTGTTTGTAATGGACCACAAGGCATTAATCCATTTAATATTCCAACCAAGAAAGGAGATTTCGGTTGACTTTTTATTTTACATGCTGACCATGGCAATTTAATATTAAACTTTCTAAATAAAGAGAATCCAGTCATATTTAACCCCATTATCACCATAAATACTCCGGCAAATATTTGAAGACCAGCTTTTACATTAAGTGATAATGATAGCACTGACCCCAAAGCCCCTACAACTCCACCTATTATTGTGTAGGAAGTAACTCTTCCAGAATTATATAAAATTGCAGGTATTAAGGCCTTAAATTTGTTCTGATTTTCATTTACAATACTATTTTTTGATAAACTTTGTGTAAGCACTATGCCACCACACATACCAACACAATGTATTGATGTAAGCATACCAACAACAAACAATACCACATAAGATGCATTATTTAACTTAGCACTCATATCAAAACCTGATGTTGAGTTACCAAGAAGAAATATAGCAGCAGCTATAACTAAAAATCCTGCAAATTTAATACTACTCGAATTTTTTGTACTATACCCTGCTTTATTGATAACCTCCATTAATTGTTCCTTAGAGCAAATGGTACTATCATATTCAACAATCACCTGCTGAGCATTATAGCTAGCCATTGTATTTACAACTCCATTAACCTTCTTTAAGGCTTTTTCCACTCTGTTTTCACAAGATGTACATGTCATATCATATACTTTAATTATCTCTCTTTTAATACTCATATTATCCTCCACTAAATTAATGTAATTTATTTTAATAATAAATTTAAACATAACTAATCTTTACATATTACAATGCTCAATTAATATTGATTTCCTTCAGAAATCTTTATGTTTTGAATAATTATTTTTGCAACATATATATTGCAATAGCAATTCCCCATTATTAATCCAAGAAATCTCAAAAGGATTTCTTGATTAATAGCAATTTACAATTAAACATTAACAATTGAATATATATATATTATAAGAAAAAGTTATGAAGATTTTATGAGGATACAATGAAAAATAAACAGGAAACTATTCTAAATAAAATTAAACCCAAAAATCAAGACATCTCTTACCTTGATTTTTAGGTTTAATATATTTTAATATCTAACATTTAATTTTTTAAGCACATGAAAATAAAAAGTTATTTTGAAGCTCTCTTTAACAATTGTTCATTGCAACGGCCTATAAATAGTGGAACACTTTCAATATCAACCTCACTATTCTCAAGTCCAAACCATTTTGTTGGAGAAACAGTAATTCTTTTTATAAATAGCTTAGCTCTATATATGATTTCTTCCCTAAAACTTAATCCTGATTCATATGAAAGCTGTTCTACAATTATACTAAAACGAAAATCGCCAACTTTTCTATCAGGCATTATAGTGTAATTTCTAGATTGAATATCTATTTCTCCACTTTTAACTAACTCAGTTGAAATCTGACGTAAATATACATTTAATCTTTGATCTACTCTGAAGCCAAGTTTTAATTTAACTTTTACAATATATGATGTTCCAAAAGTTTCTACTTCATATTCTGCATCATAAGGATTGTCAGTTACAACAATATTAACAAACCAATACACATCTGCTCTCTTAGGTCTTTTATCTAAAATAGAGTACATTACATTTCTTTCAATTTTCTGAGCATATTCTGAATTAGTTAAATATACAAGATTTGTTGCATATTTAGGTCTATCAGAATCTTGACGTAAAAGATTCAATTGTTCTTTAAAATCTTGAATTTTAACATATCTTAACAAACGAATCTTAATATAATGACCTTGAATCCATATATACATAAGAGATAAAATTGATAAAGCAATTAAAACAGCTACATATCCACCATGCATAAACTTAGCAGCATTTGCAATAAAGAAAGAAACTTCAAATAACCCGAAGAAAACTAGTATACTAATAGCAATAGCAGGTGAAATCTTTTGTTTTAATAAGTAATTAAACAACAAGATAGTTGTCATTAACATAGTAACTGTAATTGATAATCCATAGGCTCCTTCCATATGTTCAGAACTTCTAAAATATAGAATAAGTCCAATACATATAATCCATAGAGATTTATTAACTGAAGGAATATATAATTGTCCTTTAGATCTAGATGGATACATTATATGTAATCTAGGGAATAAATTTAATTTAATTGCTTCTGAAACAAGAGTAAAAGATCCTGAAATCAATGCTTGAGAAGCAATAATTGTAGCCAAGGTTGAAATTATTATACTACAAATCAAAAAGCTATGTGGAACCATTTGAAAAAACGGATTTAAATCATCTAAATTTGTATACATTGGATTTTTTCTAGCAGATAACACCCATGCTCCTTGACCAAAATAATTTAATAATAAACATACTTTAACATAAGGCCAAGAGGCATAGATATTCTTCTTACCTGCATGTCCAAGGTCAGAATAAAGAGCTTCTGCACCTGTTGTTGCTAAAAATACGCTGCCGAGAATAAAAAATCCTGCTTTATTCTCACTACTAAAAAGAATATTGATTGCATAGTATGGAGACAATGCACGTAATAAAGTCCAATCATGAAAAATATTCATAATCCCTAATATTGCCAACATTGAAAACCAAATAAACATTACTGGCCCAAACATTTTTCCAATTAAATCAGTTCCAAAATGTTGAATAAAAAATAGTATACTTAGTATTACTATTACAATTATAATAATAATATCTTGATCGTTACCAAAAATAGCATTGAAACTTGGAATAAGCTTTAAACCTTCAATTGCTGAAGTTACAGATACAACAGGGGTTAACATCCCATCAGCAAGTAAGGCTGCACCACCAAGCATTGCTGGAATAATAAGCCACTTTGCACGATTACGAACTAGAGTAAAAAGAGAGAAAATCCCACCTTCACCTTTGTTGTCTGCCCTTAAAGTAATTAAAACATATTTTATTGTTGTTAAAATAGTTATTGTCCAAAAAATTAGTGATAAAGATCCAAGGATAAAGTTTTCAGATATATTTTCCAAACCACCGTTACCTTGAATAATTGATTTCATTACATAAAGAGGCGAAGTTCCAATATCTCCATAAACTACACCTAGTGCAATTAATATTCCTCCTAGGCTTAGTTTAGTGACATCATTATGTTTTTTAGCTGCTTTCATATTAATCTTCCTTTGCAATAAATATAAATACACATATATTATGTCTTATGTTTTAACCATAAGACTTGTAGTGCCATTGTCGAAACATATTAGGAACATGAAAAAAATAATATACCAAAGATGTAATGTATACTTTTGAACCTTGTATGAGATTAAATATATCCAATCACTCTAATACAAGCCATTTTTCCATTATATCCTCCTCATTTCTAATAAGTAAAGCGATCAAAAATGTCAAAATACTTGTTTATTTGCGTTTCTCTTCAATTGTAAAGGATTTAATACAAAAACTCTCTAATAACCGAAATTTTAAAAAACGTTGTTGCCCTAATTATTTTTACTTAAATATACACCTTTAAAAAGAGTAGCTATGCACTTATAAAAAGAGCAGCTATGCTGCAATTAAGAACTTCCCTGCAACATCGGAACTTATATTGGTAATTTTTTTACTTATTTTTTTATTATCACGAAACCTAATTATTTTTACTTAAACATACAGTAAAAGTAGTTTCTTTATTTTCTCTGCTCTCTACATCTATTGTTGCAGTATGTAACGACAATATTTTCTTTACGAGAGTAAGCCCAATTCCACTTCCTTCAATTTTATGCCTGCTTTTATCTCCACGATACATTCTTTCAAAAACATAAGGCAAATCTTCTTTTTTAATTCCAATTCCATTATCCTTAATTTCAATAATCACGTAATCTGCATCGCTGCTGATATTAATCCATACTGTCCCATCTACCTTGTTAAACTTAATTCCATTTGAAATAAGATTTATAAATACTTGTTTTAATTTATCATAATCACCTAAAACCACAAAATCTCTATCTTCATCTTCATTAATAAACAATTTTACATTTTTTTCAGCAGCAGCAATAGAGAAATCTTCTATTACTGATGAAAGTAGTTCGTTTATATTGACTAGTCCTAATTTAAGTATTATTTCATCAGATTCTACTTGTTTTAGTGAATTTAAATTATTTAAAAGTTTTCCGAATCTTATTACTTCATCATTAAGATTATTAAGCTTATCAGTAGTTATAGGTACAATTCCATCTATCATTGCTTCTAAATTATTCTGCAATACATTTAATGGAGTTCTAATTTCATGGGATATATCAGATACTAGTCTTTTTCTAAGTAAATCCTGATTATTTAGTTTCTCTCCTAGAGAATTTATACTCTCAGTTAAATTCCGAATTTCTTCAATGCTGCTTTTTACATTTGATCTAGAATTATAATTTCCTTTGGATAAACTCACAGAAGTTTTTGAAACTGCTTTTATAGGTTCAGTAAATTGCTTTGATAATATTAAACTTATTACTCCTACTATTATTAATGTTAATATACCACTAAATACTATCCCCTTATTAATTTGTCCTTTGAAACTTATATCTTCTTGAGATAGTAAAACAGGTGAGTATTGGCCAACTATAATATATCCTACAATTTTGTCATTTACATTTATATCAAAAATATTGGAAGTATACACTCCTGTTTCTTCTTTACCGTTTACCATCATATGATTTTTATTTTGTATATCTTCATGGTTCATTTCCCATACAACTTTTCTATTTTCATCTAAAAGACTTAAACAGTAATTACTCATATACGCTTCATGCATCATTTCTTCACCAGAGGTTAAACTCCAGCTTCCATCATTTTTATAGACCTGTTGAAAATATTCTACTAACCTTGCATTTCTTTTAGTTTGAATATCCTCCATATATTTATTGAAGGTATTTGTTATTGTTGTATTTATAATTAAAACAGATAAAAGTACTGAAACTACTGAACAAAAAATAAGTATAAAACTTAATCGTCCCCTAATACTCTGCTTCATATTTCATCACCAAATTTATATCCGATTTTTGTAACAGTAGCTATATATCTTGGTGCTTTGGTATCTTCCTCAATTTTCTTACGTAAATTTTTGATATGAACATCTATCCCCCTATCTGAGCCATCAAAATCAATACCAAAAGCTCTTTCTATTATTGCTTCTCTTGTAAATACTTTTCCTTTATTTGAAGCTAAAACATATAATATATCAAATTCATTTGGAGTTAAATTAATTTCTTCGCCATTTAATTTAACAGATCTTTTATCAATATCAATTATTAATTTATTATTATCAAAGGAAAGAATATTCTCTTTGTTATCCCCTAACCTTCTAAATAATGCATTAACACGGGCAGTAAGCTCTCTTGGACTTAAAGGTTTAGTTAAATACTCATCAGCTCCAATATTTAATCCTTCTATTTTATCACTTAACGTACTTTTTGCAGTTAGCATAAAAATATACACATCTGATATTTTTCTTAGTATTTTGCAAACTTCCTCCCCATCAATATCTGGCAACATTAAATCTAAAATTACAAGATCAATTCTCTCTTTTCTAAAAATTTCAATTCCATCTAACCCATTTT
The window above is part of the Clostridium saccharoperbutylacetonicum N1-4(HMT) genome. Proteins encoded here:
- a CDS encoding FMN-binding protein, with amino-acid sequence MQKTISKLQGLRLISQIAFLILMPELFTLIFNQLKKLYSMILKGNFDVVLVWPQLLAMVTIFIITIILGRFFCGWLCTFGAINDFIYIISKEVFKTKFKVDEKLDSVLKYLKYVILLFIIVVIWTSGSTSFDSYSPWDAFAMVDNASGAIAEYTGGFILLALIAIGAVFIERFFCRYLCPLGAVFTILSKARILKINKLRDKCGPCRICTNNCSMGIKLYQTDKVSSGECINCFKCIEVCPRKNTKVNILGEDVSPLLPGAIAIAAFTGVNALGGVMNDGMANHSSNNTAASSSNVNKSEQKKYKDGIYTGVGKGKNPDLKVAVTIKDDKITNVEIVSNNETKGKEALSTIPSKIVDIQSTDVDVVSGATMTSKGIMEAVNKALSQAEINASSTADNQGKYKDGTYNGIGQGKSPDLKVAVTVKDDKITNVEIVSNNETKGKEALNTIPNKIVETQTISVDVVSGATMTSKGIMMAVNDALSQAIKNN
- a CDS encoding FAD:protein FMN transferase, which translates into the protein MIRLIQQNIFLVIIIVVLIIVIATYVVNTDKKKSEETAVREFYALGTIIRLRVDGKNGEEAIQEAIDRLNIIENKMSVFKEFSEVSMINKNAGISSQEVSTDTYFVVKKAVEYSILSEGTFDPTIRSIVSLWRIGSDNPRIPSKSEIESNLKLVNYEDIVLDEKNHSISLKHVNQAIDVGGIAKGYAADEVKKVFEGYKIKSALIDLGGNIYALGTKPDKNLWNVGIQNPFDTRGEHIGIIGVENKSIVTSGNYERYFTREGKIYHHIIDPKTGYPSESEVISSTIISDHSIDGDGLSTGVYIMGLEKSIKLIESLKGIDAIFITKNKEIYVTSGIKNSFNITNTEFIYKDNL
- a CDS encoding (2Fe-2S)-binding protein; amino-acid sequence: MIKSILSKLFGVKEEVKPVDNKIICGCFKLTEQDLKNAVKNGAKSFEEVQIITKVGTGCGKCVNGNKNLVNRLLLDKKIDENQVVCGCLKVTVQDINNAIKNGAKSFEEVQAITKVGTGCGNCVESNKELVKQLLAR
- a CDS encoding MarR family winged helix-turn-helix transcriptional regulator, which produces MDKNKITYGELNDLNLKSIIALSRCIQSVNKREYKIIKEGGLTFSQFGVLEVLYHKGDLRVSEILEKTLSTGGNMTVVIDNLAKDDLIERRPDPKDRRASLISISEKGIKLMSEIFPKHVDNLGEIFSVLEVEEKKILINILKKLSGV
- a CDS encoding heavy-metal-associated domain-containing protein codes for the protein MKSYNLNFKQKNMLCHRCLMTVVKTLSSVEGLEEIHVDLESKKIKITYKDENISKDEIKDIVNRSILSGKVGKLEHSL
- a CDS encoding multicopper oxidase family protein; translation: MINRKLKLIYTFAALVAVSLAAYMLAVKNTKNNSNMSGSMMGINTHAVDPMQSNNNSNKQNVENNLPIPKLLENESPNSKVEDFTLNVDQGTTAFMDEKASETYGYNGNFLGPVIRVNKDDNVNIHLNNNLKEETTIHWHGLNIDGNVDGGPHQPIASGSKADINFKVNQPASTLWFHPHTNGKTSEQVYKGLAGLLYVEDEVSKSLNIPKDYGVNDIPLIVQDRYFDNSGTLSYNNSQMMDGALGNTILVNGAINPYLDVKKVKMRFRLVNGSNARIYSFELSTGDEFEQISSDGGFLEKPVKMNKLELGPGERAEIIIDFSKYDTGTTLFLTGGDFNVLKFNVKDDGIDTTEIPNYLTQITQLSQSSAKTVRRFNLQGMGNMVSINGKQMDMNRIDLKVKLNDTEIWEITNPKDMMGGMSHPFHVHGVQFQVLSRNGIEPLESERGWKDTVLVNPDEDVKILIKFTQKGLFMYHCHILEHEDAGMMGQFEVE